A window of Paraburkholderia sp. ZP32-5 genomic DNA:
ATGACGATCGGCAGCGCGGTGATCACCGACACCACCCGCCACGCTCCGGGCGCCAGCGGAATGACCAGATAACCGAGTATCGCGGCAAACACGAAGCCGAACGAGAAGAACGCGGCGAGACTGCCGGTGAAGGTGCCGCGATATTTGCGCGCGCAGAACTCCGAAAGAAAGGGCGCGACGATCGCGCTTTCGGCACCGGTGCCGATGCCGGCGACGATGCGCGTCGCCATGAAGAAGGGCCAATCCTGCGCGGTGGCGCTGACCAGCGATGCGATGCAATAAATGACCAGCGCCCACACCATCACTTTGCGTCGGCCAATCACATCGCCGAGGATGCCGGCGAGCGCGGCGCCGAAGAAGTAGCCGATGAAGGTGCCGCTGCCGAGCACGCCGGTCTGCACGCTGGTCAGATGCCATTGCTCGCGCAGCACCGGCAGCATGAAGGCCAGCACGGCCGCATCCATTGCATCGAAAACGTAGCCCAATCCTCCCAGCCACAACAGTTTCCGATGAAAGCTCGAGTACGGCAGGCGCTCTATGCGAGCGGGAATCGTCGACATAGCAAGGTTCCTTCCATAAAGAGGAGCGCCGTGGCGCCGAGGCATCGTCAAACGAGTATAGGGAGTCGAAATAGACGGGGCTTGGACGAAAACCGCATCGAACATGCGGATTCCGGCATCACCGCGCGGGGTGCGGCGACGCGTCAAAAGGGACTTGAAAGTTCGTGGCCGGACAGCGCGAAGGCAATGCCGGCAAGGCGGACAGCGGATTCGTCGGATGTTGAAAAGACCGGCCTCCGTGGCCTTGGCGCCGTCGCTACCGTGGAGAAACGCGCATACCATCGCCACGACGTGAATCCGGCGCTGTCTCGTGCCAGCGAGGCGATGGTGACGCCTTCATTAAAGCTGCTTGCAGTAAAACGTCGTGCCGCAGAATTCGCCGTCCGGCATCAGCGCGTAATTCGGCACATTGCCCACCCGTTGCCAGCCGGCGCGCTGATAAAGCCGCTCGGCGTCGCCACCCGTGACCGTGTCGAGCACGAGCACCGACTTGTTTTCTTCTCGCGCGATGCGATCGATCTCGCTCATCAGATCCTGGCCGACGCCACGCCGCCGCGCTTTTCTATGCACGAGCATCTTCGCGACATCCGCGCGATGCGGCTGGTTTTCGGGCTGCGCGGTAATCAATTGGACGGTGCCGACGATGTCGCCGTTGCTGTCTTCTGCAATCAGCAGCGCGCGCTCGCCGCGCGCCACGCCTTCGGCCACGCCGCGCCAGAAGTTTTGCGCCTTTTCCCGCGAGACCGGCAGCATGAAGCTGACCGATGCGCCGCCTTCGACGCAGTCGATCAGCACGTCGGCGAGTGCGTCGACGCAGGCCGATGCTTCGTTGCCGCCGAGGCGGCGTATGGTTATCGGCTCGATCATCCGTTTCTCCGTTCGTTGATGGGCGACATGATGGGCGACGTGGTGAGCGCCACCAGATAGCGCGCGCGTTTGCGGGTCGGATTTCTGAAGGCGGTTGGACTATCGAGCCGCATCGCGAGGCAGTCGCCGGCTTTGAGCCGCCAACTGCTATCGCCGAACGTGATTTCCATCACGCCTTCGAGCATCCATATCTGCTGATGAATCTCCGCGTCGCGCGCGCCGGTTTCGTAGCTCACGCGTTGGCCGGCCGGAAAGTCGACTTCCACCAACTGGATCGCCGAGCGCGCGGTCGGCGACAGATGACGCCGCACGTAACCGGAAGTCGGATCGGTCCACACGGCCTGATCAGCGGCACGGCTCACGGGCGACGGTTCGACGGAGGGCGTGGTGTCCTGCTCGAACAATGCCGCGAGCGGCACGTTCAACGCAGTGGCGAGTTTGTCGAGCACGGTCGCGGTCGGGCTGCTTTGACCGCGTTCGATCAGCGAGATATTCGAGCGGCTGACCTTGCTGCGTTCGGCGAGTGCGTCGAGCGACCAGTTCTGCGCATCGCGCAGCGCTCTGACGCGGCGTGCGATCAGGGCATTGATGTCCATGTGTTCCAGTTTAAAGGATGGCGTTTCCAGTAAACTAGATGAGACGTTTTTTGCTGTCAACCGCTAATAGCAGTGCGTCGACAGGCGACGTCGATGTGCCAATGCAATCGCTACAATCCGTGGCTTAAATATTTCCGGATCTCTATTTCGATGATTACCTGCCATGTTCGCTATGTGATTGAGCCGAGTCTGATTGCGGAATTCGAGGCCTACGCAAAGATGTGGATTCCATTGGTCGAGAAATTTGGCGGTCAACATCACGGCTATTTTCTGCCCGCGGAAGGTGCAAACAACATTGCACTGGCATTGTTTTCTTTTTCGAGTCTTGCCGCATACGAACAGTACCGGCATCAATCACAGCACGATGCGGAATGTCTGAAAGCCTTTGCGTATGCGGCTCAGACGCGCTGCGTGTTGAGCTATGAGCGCAGCTTTTTCAGGCCCGTGCTCGAGTGAGCAAGCGTATGAGATTGCATATCGCATATTTTTCCGTATTCAATGCCGCGAATAAGAAATCGTATAGAAATTGCCGGTTCAGATTGAATTCACATTCAATCCAGAGCTGACGGTATTCACTACCTATATGTAAGAAAATTCTGACTGCCCATTGCGCATAAAAACACGCATATTGGTAAAAATACTGATGCTGTAGTCAGACTACATTCTTACATTACTCCCCACGGAGCGCCGCTACAGCCCATCCGCTGCAACGATGCTCCGTCCGGCAGGCAAACGTTTGCAGTCACCGCTGCATTGCCTGCTTTCGCGTCCGCCGTCCACCCCTCGACGCGCTCCGCTGGCCCCCAGAAAAAGCCCCATTTCGGAGAGACACCTATGCAGAAGAAACTATGGCCGGCCGTCGCGATCGCGGCGGCCGTGAGTGTTGCTGCGCACGCGGAAATCCCCACCTCGCCGCTCGACTTTGCTCCGCTATCGACGGTGCTCAACGCATTCGCATCGGCGGCCGCGCATCGGCGCGCCGAAACGCTCGTCAACAAGATGACGCTCGACGAGAAGCTGCAATTCATTCACTCGGAGTACGCGATGTCCGCGGTGCCAGGCGGCGGCGCGGGCTATATCCAGGGTGTGCCGCGACTGGGCATTCCCGATCTGAACATGGTCGACTCCGCAACGGGTTCGGGCAGCACCACGCAGGCGAGCACGACGTTCCCCGCGACGATTGCCGTCGCTGCAAGCTGGGACCGCGACCTCGCTTCGAACTTCGGCAAGCAGATCGCGATACAGCTGCGTGAACAGGGCTTCGGCATGGGGCTCGGCGGCGGTACGAACCTGGCGCGTGAACCGCGCGGCGGGCGGCTCTTCGAGTACCTCGGCGAAGACCCGGTGCTCGCCGGCGAAATGCTCGCGGAACGCACTGATGGCACGCAAAGCCAGAAGGTGATCGCGACGATCAAGCACTACATGGGCAACGAGCAGGAGCATGGCCGCAGCGGAGGCAACAGCCAGATCGACGAACGCACGATGCGCGAACTCTATCTGCTGCCGTTCGAAATCGCCGCGCGGCGCGCACAGCCGGGCAGCGTGATGTGCAGCTACAACCGCGTGAACGGCACGTATGCGTGCGAGAACTCGCATATCCTCAACGACGTGCTGAAGAACGACTGGAATTTCCAGGGGCAGGTGCAATCGGATTGGGGCGCGGCGCATAGCACGGCACCCGCGATCAACGCCGGTCTCGACGAGGAAGAGGACGTCGGCACGACCGTTTATCTGACGCCGGATGCGGTCAAGCAGGCGATCGCGAACGGTTCGGTGTCGACCGCGCGTCTGAACGACATGGTCGAGCGCAAGCTGTACGTGATGATTCGCACCGGCGTGATGGACGATCCGCCGAAGGGTGGTGCGACGATCAACTACGCGGCCGCGAATGCGTTCACGCAGTCGGTCGCCGAGCAATCGATGGTGCTGCTGAAGAACGCGAACAACCAGTTGCCGCTCGCCGCCGGTTCGCTATCGCGGATCGCGGTGATCGGCGGACACGCGGACGCGGGCATGCTGACGGGCGGCGGTTCGGGCAATACGCGCGATCCGGTGACCGGTGCGTTCTCCGGGTGCGGCGGCCTGCAGTTCGGCACGACCAATGGCTGCAGCTGGTGGACCAATCCGTGGATCAAACTGAACGTGCCGGTCGTGTCGGCGATTCAGGCACTGGCGCCGAATGCCCAGGTGAGCTTCGCCGGCAATAGCGATCAGCAGTCGCCGTTCCGTGCGTACACGCAGCAGGAGATCACGCAGGCAGCGACGCTCGCGGCGAACTCCGATGTGGCGATCGTCGTTGTCGCGCAGCCGGCCGGCGAGGATATCGGCGATCTGACGAGCTTGAGTCTCGCTAACCCGACCAACCAGGACGCGCTCGTCGAAGCGGTCGCGGCGGCCAATCCGCACACGGTCGTCGTCGTCGAAAGCGGCAACCCGGTGCTGATGCCGTGGAAGGACAGCGTGTCGGCTATCGTCGAAGCGTGGTATCCGGGTGAAGCGGGCGGCAAGGCGATCGCGAACGTGCTGTTCGGCAAGGTCAATCCATCCGGCAAGCTGCCCGTCACGTTCCCGATGCATGACCAGGATACGCCGACGTGGGGTACGAATGGCGCGTTCCAGACCAACCCCGTGTACTCGGAACAGCTGAACATGGGCTATCGCTGGTACGACGCGAAGAACATCACGCCGATGTTCGAGTTCGGCTACGGACTGTCGTATACGCACTTCGCGTATTCGGGTCTGTCGGTCGTGCATCTGCCGGGCGGCCTGATCGACGTATCGTTCAACGTGCGCAACGACGGCCGCATGGCAGGCGCGGAAGTGCCGCAGGTGTACCTCGGTGTGCCGTATCAGGGTGAGCCGCCGCGTCGTCTGGTGGGTTGGGATAAGGTCGGTCTCAATCCCGGCGAATCGCGCCGCGTGCATCTGGTCGTGACGCCGCGCATGCAGAGCGTGTGGGATACGACGAACAACCGCTGGCTGTACGTGCCGGGCAGTACGGTGTACGTCGGTGCGTCGTCGCGCGATATCCGTCTGCAAGGGCATAGCTGAACAGCGTTGCGATGAGGCGAAGCCGGGCGCGGCAGGTTGCGCGCCCGGCGCAATGCCGCTTACGCTTTGAGCGTGTTCTTGTAGAACTTGCCGTCTTTCATCACGATACGCAGGTTCTGCTCGGGGTTGGCGATCAGATCGAGATTCTCGAGCGGATTGCCGTCGACGAGCAGCAGATCGGCGTACGCACCTTCTTCGAGTACACCGAGTTTGCGCGGATACGGATTGCGATGACCGGACATGGCGAGCAGTTGTCCGTTGGTTCCCGTCGCCATGCCCAGTGCTTCCGGCGCGGTGTACCAGCGCTTCATGTGCGCGAGCATCGTGCCCTGACGCGTGGCGACCGCTTGCGAAAAGATCAGGTCGGTGCCGAACGCGACCTTGATGCCGTGCTTGCGCGCGAGCTTGTACGCGTTGTCGGTGCCGGCCGTGACCTCCATAAATTTCTCGCGGCTCGCGGGAGCAAGCGGCGCGACGTCGTCTTCGCTCAGGAACGGCTGCATGCTCAACCATGTGCCGTTTTTCGCCATCAACGCCGCGGTCTTTTCATCCATCAGATGACCGTGTTCGACGCATTGCGCGCCCGCCGCGACCGAGCGTTGAACCGACTCCGGCGTGTACGCATGCACGGTGATATAGGTGCCCCAATCCGCCGCCGTTTCGACCGCGGCGCGTAACTGCTTTTCGGTGAAAGTGAGCATGTCGAGCGGACTACGCGGCGTGGAGACACCGCCGCAGCCAACCATCTTGATCTGCGTCGCGCCCTGAATGAACTGCTCGCGCACCCGCAGACGGACTTCGTCTTCGGTATCGGCGATCGCGCTGCCGCCGTCGCGCTCCGATTGGCTGACCTGGCTGCTCGTGCGCGGCAATTCGGCCAGCGAACGGAAATCGCCGTGACCGCCGGTGGTCGTGATCATCGCGCCTGACGGATAAATGCGCGGTCCGGAAATCATGCCGGCGTCGATCGCCTGCTTCAACGCAAAGGCAGGGCCACCCACATCGCGGATCGTCGTGAAGCCGCGCAATAGCGTGCGTTCGGCTTCGGCGCTGGCCGCCAGATGCACGAGCGCGATATCGGATTGCAGGATCACCTGAATCGGCAATGCCGCGAGCAGCGCATGCCAGTGCATGTCGATCATGCCCGGCATCATCACCTTGCCGCCGCAATCGACGAGCGTCTTGCCATCGGTCGCGGCGGGTTGACCCTGGCCGAGCTGACTGATGCTATTGCCCTCCACGACCATATAGAGGCCATCGCGCAACGTCGACGATTTGCCGTCGAACAGGCGGAAGTTGATGAATAGCACCGGTTTGGCGGGCGCGGTCGGCGGCAACGTACTTTGAGCATGGCTGAGTCCGGGCAGCACGACGCTCAGCATCGACGCCGCCAGACCGGCGACAAAGCCGCGGCGCGACAGATCGGCACTGATGCGGCGGTTCGCGTACTGCGCTTGCGCCTTGTCGCAAAGACATGAAATCGCAGGACTGACTTTTTTGTTGCCGAGGTACTTTCCTGAAGGCATAGCTCACCCGTAACGTAGATCACCGTGCATCGAAAGCCGCCGCCGGACGACAACCTGCGGCGAAGTGTGTCAATCGAGAGCAAGAGTATCGCCTGCGCCCAGGCATGGCAAATTACATTGCAAGTGAACAATTGTGAACTCGCAACGCGAAACTCTTTTCCATTAAAGCCGTGATATGAGAGTGACCCGCTATATCAGCACGACCTTGTTGCGTAATTGCCCTATTACAGCAATCAATTAAAAAAAATCTGCTTGCGACTGCTGAAATAAACGGGCTATGCTCATGCCACTCACGAAGCCCGTGAACCTCCCGGAAAAGGCGGCACAGGCAACCGTATCAAGGCGGCAGGATGGTTCGGACGAACGTCACAGCGAGGCTGTTGCAGTGCGCAACAGTGCTATGTGTATCGCGATCGTTAATCTTTTCGGCACTGGTCGGCCGCGTAGTCCTGTCGCAGCGTCATATTTGTCACATTATCGTGAACTTATTGGTGAACGCATCTTTGTGGCACTCCGTATTTCCAATAAGAACAACCATCCATTCGGCATTCAGTTCTTACCCCGTATCGGCATTGCGCAATAAGCGTCGGGACCGGCGCTATGACATCTGTCCTGCTTATTTTTCACGGAGAAACCAAGATGAATGACGTATCAATGCCGCGTGTGATCAAGGTGCTGGCCGGCGCCGCGTTGTCGATGTTTGCCGTTGCCGCAATGGCGGAGGATACGCTTGGCCTGTCCGAAAGCCTGTTTTCCATCGGCGCGCCGGAAATCACCGAGGCGCCCGCTCCGAATGCGAGCCCGTGGCACTTTTCGGTCGGCGCCGGTGTGGTGAACATGCCGAAGTTTCCCGGTTCGAGCGGCACCAAATGGGAAGTGCTGCCCGTGGTGAGTGCCAACTACGACCGCTTCTTTATCGGCGCGAATCCGGACGCGGCGTCGGCGCTGGCACTCGGCGCCTATCTGTATCGCGACAGTAACTGGCGTGTCGGCGCAGCCATTACTTACGATTTCATTCAGCCGCGCAGCGAGTCGGACGATTCGCGGTTGCGCGGGCTCGGCGACGTGAAGCGGACCGCGCACGCCGAACTGTTCGGTGTTTATACCTATCAGTTCATTACGGCGCGCGCGAGCGTTTTGACCGATATCGCCGGCAACGATCGCGGCACCGTCGCGACATTCGATCTGCTCGGCCGCTATCAACCGATTCCGCAACTGACGTTGACTGCCGGACCAGGGCTCACATGGGCGAGCAGCAAATACAACGAAACCTATTTCGGCGTGAACTCCGAGCAAAGCGCGCGTTCCGGATTGCCAACGTATTCGGCCGGCTCCGGTTTGAACCAGTTGCGCTTCTCGTTGAACGGCGCTTACCGGATTGCACCGCGTTGGAACATCGGCGCGAGCGTGTCGTTCGCGTGGCTGCGCGGCGATGCAACCGACAGCCCGATCACCGAGAAGACCAGTCAGATCACCTATGGCCTGTTCTGCAATTACCTCTTCTAAGCAGAAGTAGTGAAGGCGTTCGCGCGAAAGCGTGACGCGTGCGCGCCCGCAAAGATTAAAGCCCACATGAACCGATAGCTCAGGTACATGTGGGCTTTTTCATTGAGTGAGCAGTGAAGCTCGCTCTATTGGACGCATGGCTCATGCCCATGCAACATCAACTCTTCTGTGCGAGCAGTTCCTGAATCTTCGCTTCGGTCTGCGCATAGGCGCCTTCACCGAAGTGCGAGTAGACGATCTGTCCTTTCTTGTCGATCAGATAGAACGCGGGCCAGTACTGGTTGTTATAGGCACTCCACGTCGCGTACTGATTGTCCTGCGCAACCGGATAAGTAATGCCGAGCCGCTTCAGCGCAGTCTTCACGTTGCCGGTGTCACGCTCGAACGGATACTCGGGCGTGTGGACGCCGATCACCGTGAGCCCCTGATCCTTGTACTTCTGATTCCAGCTCTTCACATACGGCAGCGTGTTCAGGCAATTGATGCAGCTATAGGTCCAGAAGTCGATCAGCACCACCTTGCCGCGCAATTGCTGCAGATTCAGCGGCTCGCTATTGAGCCACTGCGCGATGCCGGTAAGTTCCGGCGCGACCGGACCGCTTTGCGGCGGCGCGGCGACGGCGGCAGTATTTGCTCCGATGACCGCGCAGGCGGCGAACGCGGTGGAAAGCGCGAAGGTTTTGAATCGGGCGATCATGTCAGAGTCCTTTGAGTGACGGGAAAAAGGCGGCGAGCCGCGCGTACAGCAGCACGTCGTATTGCAGATAGATGGCGAGTGCGGTCAGCATCACCAGTACGCCGAAGATCTGTTGCAGGCGTTGCGCGTGACGTGACACCACGCGTACATGGCGGGTCACGTAATGTCCGCCGTAGATGATCGCGAGCATCGGAATGGCCGCGCCGAGCGCATATAACGTGAGCAGCAGCGCCGACCAGCCGAAATCCTGTGCTTTCACCACCAGCACCAGAATCGATGCCAGCACCGGTCCCGCGCACGGTGTCCACACCGCGCCGAGCGACATGCCGAGCACGAAGCCGCCGGCGTTGCCGGTGCCAGGCTGGGTACCTGCCGGAGTGCCCGGTGCAATAGCCGCGCCGATGCGTTCGAGCGGCGCTTGCAGTTGCGCGACGAGCCAGTCGTAAGGGCGCGGCCATAGGCGCAGCAGGCCGGATAGCGCGAGCAATGCGATGCCGGTATTACGCAGTGCCTGCTGCGCGATATGCACGGTGCTGGACACCGCGCCGAGCAGCAACGCAAAAGACGCGAAGCTCAGAATGAAGCCGGCGACGATAAAGAGCGGCCGTGTGCGGCTTGGTTGTTCGACGGAGGTGCCGAGCAGGATCGGCATGACCGGCAGCACGCAGGGCGACGCGATCGTCAGCAAACCGGCGAGCAGAGCGAGCGGCGTTTCTAGAGTGCTGTGCATGGTGGGCGCTCCGTTGGCTGGTATGGCCGTATTGGAACGCCCGCGCGTATCTGGTTTATGTCTGCGCAGATGGCAATATGCAAGCTTTTGTGTCTGCGTATAGCGTGGATACACTACGACACAATTCGATGGATGCGCTTGTTTGCGCGACTACCGGTGGGGCCTTTTTATGTACATGTGCGTGCGCGTGCGTATGTGCGTTAGCGTGTTTTGCGCTTTCGCGTCGCATTTGATTTGGAAGCCGAGAACATCGGCATACGCTCCTGAATCCAGCGCAGCAATTCGAGCGGTCCCGGTGCGAGCGGCCGACCGGTTTTCACCAGCACGCGCGCATGCGCGCCTGAGAACAGCGGATGATCGATCGGCACCGTCGTCAATTCGCCGCTCGCAATTTCCCGGTAGGCGGCAAATTCGCCGATCAGCGTCATGTAGTTGTCAGCGGTCACGAAGCGCTTCAAGGCACTGAGCGAGTTGGTCGTCAGCGTCGCGCGAATCGACATGTTCTCGGCCAACTCGGTCATCTTGATCACGTGGCCGATCCCAAACGTGGGCGGCATCAGTGCCAGCGGATAGGCACGCAGATCGTCGAGCGTCGCGGGCTTCTTTCTTTTCGCAAGCGGATGATCGCTTCTCAACAGCAGGACGACCGGCTGCAGCGAACTCGCGCGATGTTCGATACGCGGATGAGGCGGTGGATTGTAGGCGAGCCCGATATGAGTGCGGCTTTCGGCGACGTCTTCCTGAATCGCATCCACCGCGAGCATATCGAGGCCGATTTCGAGTTCGGGATATTGGGCGCAGAATGGCGCGAGTACTTCGTCGACCAGTACATCGACGAAGCCTTCGCTGACGGCGAGCCGGATTTGCCCTCGCTGAAGGCCTTTTAGCGCATGCAGCTGATCTTCGAGCTTTTCCTGCTGTGAGCGATAGCCGCGCCAGAATTCGAGCAGATGCGTTGCGGCTTCGGTGGGTTTGACGCCGCGCGGCTGCCGCTCGAACAGTACCGCGCCGAGTTCGTCTTCGAGCAGCTTGATCTGCCGCGTAATTACCGATGGCGACGTATTGATGCTTTCGGCGGCACCGCGAATGGTGCCGTGCGTGAGCACCTCGTTGAAATACCGAAGACGTTGCTGATTGATCTCTCGCATATTATTGGCCGACTACGGTTAGTGCGTTGCTCTTAAAGCAACGATATGTGAACTTAGTTGCTCTTGCTGTCAAGGGCTTGCACTGTCACTATTCAACTCAAGCGTTGCGACAGCGGTCAAGCAGCGAACAGCCGTGCCGCCGTCGAAGCATGCGGATTTTCATATTCGCTTCATTCGTTCGATTCCATCGCCTTGTATGTCCGTTCTGTTCGCACAGCGGTTTGCGTGCGTCTGCGCGAGGCTTCGCATCACCTGATTAAGGAGAACAACCATGTCGGATCAGATCAATAGCCGGCGCCGTCGCTTTCTCGGCACGACCGTCGCGGGTCTCAGCCTGCTCGAATTGGGATTGGGCGGACTCGCGCACGCACAGTCGGCCGGCACGAGCGGTAATGCGCAAGCGGGCTCGCGTGTCGCGTCGTTCGAGAATATTCGCTCGATCAAGGCCGGCACACTCGACATCAGCTATGCGGAGGCGGGGCCGCAAAACGGTCCAGTGGTCATTCTGCTGCATGGCTGGCCGTACGACATCTATAGCTTCGCCGACGTGACGCCGCTGCTGACGGCAGCCGGCTATCGCGTGATCGTGCCTTATCTGCGCGGCTATGGAGGCACGCGTTTTCTGTCGGCGGATACGCCGCGCAACGGTCAACAGTCGGTGGTCGCGGTCGACATCATCAATCTGATGGACGCACTGAAGATCGACAAGGCGGTGCTCGGCGGTTTCGATTGGGGCGCGCGCACGGTGAACATCATCGCGGCGCTGTGGCCGCAGCGTTGCAAGGCCATGGTGTCGGTGAGCGGTTATCTGATCGGCAGCCCTGAGGCGAACCGCGCGCCGTTGCCGCCGCAGGCCGAACTGACCTGGTGGTATCAGTTCTATTTCGCCACGGAGCGCGGCCGTGCCGGTTATGAAGCGAACCGTCACGACTTCAACAAGCTGATCTGGCATACCGCCTCGCCGAAGTGGAATTTCGACGACGCCACGTTCGAGCGCAGCGCCGAATCGTTCAATAATCCGGACCATGTCGCGGTGGTGATTCACAACTATCGTTGGCGCTTGGGGCTCGCTCAGGGCGAGTCGCAATACGACGAACTCGAAAAGCGGCTGGCCGCCGCGCCGACGATCGCGGTGCCGACCATCACGATGGAAGGCGATGCGAACGGTGCCGCGCATCCTGCCCCGGCAGCATACGCGAAGAAGTTTACCGGCAAGTATCAGCATCGCGACATCAGCGGCGGCATTGGTCACAACCTGCCGCAGGAAGCGCCGAAGGCGTTTGCGCAAGCTATTCTGGACGTCACGCGTCTTTGATCGGCGGGCGCTTGCGCCCGGGTCGTTTCGCTCACCGTAGCCCCAGCAACCGAATTTCGGCTGCTGGGGTTTTTTCATGGACCGCGTGCAAGGCACACGCGAAAGCGCTCTTTGTATCGCAATGTATCCATCCGGTACACAGACAAACACGCTTGCATAAACGGGGGGTAACGAAAACATTGCGGATACGTTGGCGCGTTCAAATGTCGTCACGCAAGGTTGATTCGCAACGTTGCGTGAATCAGGCGGGACATGAACGCGTATCGATATCGACGGCTTCATGTTTCGCTCAGTCCTTGATCCTTCAATGCTGAAACCGGAGAAACATGATGAAACTCGTTCAATCGCTGATCGTCGCTGCCCTCGTTGCTATTCCCGTCGCTTCGTTCGCGCAATCTCAATCGCAACCTGCGCTGACGCGCGCCGATGTGCGCGCGGAACTGGTGCAGTTGGAGAAGGCCGGCTACAGCCCGGCGAGCGACAACACGCAATACCCGCAAAACATCCAGGCCGCGCAGGCGCGCGTCGATGCGGGCCATGATGCAACGCTCAGCGCTTATGGTGGCGTTGCGAAAGGCGGCTCGGCTTCGGGCTCGCGCGCACCGACGAATCATGCGGCGGTGAATGATACGAATGCGGGTACGAATACGGGCACAAACGACGGCTCGAACATCATCGGGCTCGGTTCGATTTACGCGCATTTGTAATCGATGCGGTGTGACAGGCCGTTCGTTCGCGTCTTCTATCGACGCGGGCGGCCTGCACGCATGCCGAATAGTCCGTTGCGCCCCACGTGTTCAGATCGCAATCGACGGAATGCTCTTCATGCAGCGCAGCGCGAACATCGAGCGGCTATGGCGAATGCCCGCGATCTTGTACAGCTTCTCGCGCAGAAAGCGCTCATAGCCGGCTGTGCCGTCCACCGCGACCTTGACCAGATAGTCGTAATCGCCCGACACCAGATACGCTTCGAGTACTTCGCTGAGCGTCGCGAGTTCGGCGCCGAAGCGTGCGAGCGCATCGTCGTCGTGGCGGTCTAACGTGACTTCGAGCAGCACGATGTCCGCGAAGCCGAGCTTCTGCTGATCGAGCAACGCAACATAGCCGCGGATATAGCCTTCGGTTTCGAGCTGACGCGTGCGATTCCAGCATGCAGTGGTCGACATGCCGACCAGCTCGGCCAGCTCCGCGTTGCTGAGTCGGGCGTTCTTTTGCAACTGACGCATGATCTTGCGATCGAGGTTGTCGAGCGGGCGATTTCGGGCGGTCATGGCATGGGATGGAAGAGTGTTCCGGAAAATCCGATTATAGGCGTAGATCGTTCCGAAATCGCATCTGAACCCACTGCCTTTAAGAAGCCTATCCAGCGGGGCTCCCGGTATATTTTCTCCATGCATTCATGCCCGGGACAACCGTCCGGGCCGAGGGCTCCAGCCCGGCGGCCCATAGCGGCCACAAGCTGCGCTTCGGAGTCTCGCCGCCCTCGCATCAGAGGGCCGCACGCGAGCGAATTCCGGCGTTACCAGCGCCGGAAGACGCGCTCGCCGGGCGTGGACGCATGTCGATGCAGGCGCCGCGCCGAATTGACGACTTGTACAATCTTTAGTACAATGACGTAGATGGTGATTCACGCGGGCCACTCGTTTTGGTCGGCGTTGAATCGCCAGCCGTCTTATCTTTATCTTCAATCCTGGTGTCATCACCATTCGTCGCGGATCGAACAGGGTCCGCTAAGGTATGGTTTCCATGAATATCCTGACTTTTAGTGAGGCGCGAGCCAGCTTTAAGCAGGCGCTGGACGCGGTCTGCAGGGACCATGAACCGACTGTCATTACCCGGCAGCGCGGTGAACATGTCGTATTGATCTCTCTGGACGATTACAACAGCATGCAGGAAACACTGCATCTGCTTGGTTCGCCTGCAAACGCGGAGCGGTTGCG
This region includes:
- a CDS encoding metal-dependent hydrolase family protein yields the protein MPSGKYLGNKKVSPAISCLCDKAQAQYANRRISADLSRRGFVAGLAASMLSVVLPGLSHAQSTLPPTAPAKPVLFINFRLFDGKSSTLRDGLYMVVEGNSISQLGQGQPAATDGKTLVDCGGKVMMPGMIDMHWHALLAALPIQVILQSDIALVHLAASAEAERTLLRGFTTIRDVGGPAFALKQAIDAGMISGPRIYPSGAMITTTGGHGDFRSLAELPRTSSQVSQSERDGGSAIADTEDEVRLRVREQFIQGATQIKMVGCGGVSTPRSPLDMLTFTEKQLRAAVETAADWGTYITVHAYTPESVQRSVAAGAQCVEHGHLMDEKTAALMAKNGTWLSMQPFLSEDDVAPLAPASREKFMEVTAGTDNAYKLARKHGIKVAFGTDLIFSQAVATRQGTMLAHMKRWYTAPEALGMATGTNGQLLAMSGHRNPYPRKLGVLEEGAYADLLLVDGNPLENLDLIANPEQNLRIVMKDGKFYKNTLKA
- a CDS encoding NIPSNAP family protein encodes the protein MITCHVRYVIEPSLIAEFEAYAKMWIPLVEKFGGQHHGYFLPAEGANNIALALFSFSSLAAYEQYRHQSQHDAECLKAFAYAAQTRCVLSYERSFFRPVLE
- a CDS encoding helix-turn-helix domain-containing protein translates to MDINALIARRVRALRDAQNWSLDALAERSKVSRSNISLIERGQSSPTATVLDKLATALNVPLAALFEQDTTPSVEPSPVSRAADQAVWTDPTSGYVRRHLSPTARSAIQLVEVDFPAGQRVSYETGARDAEIHQQIWMLEGVMEITFGDSSWRLKAGDCLAMRLDSPTAFRNPTRKRARYLVALTTSPIMSPINERRNG
- a CDS encoding beta-glucosidase; this encodes MQKKLWPAVAIAAAVSVAAHAEIPTSPLDFAPLSTVLNAFASAAAHRRAETLVNKMTLDEKLQFIHSEYAMSAVPGGGAGYIQGVPRLGIPDLNMVDSATGSGSTTQASTTFPATIAVAASWDRDLASNFGKQIAIQLREQGFGMGLGGGTNLAREPRGGRLFEYLGEDPVLAGEMLAERTDGTQSQKVIATIKHYMGNEQEHGRSGGNSQIDERTMRELYLLPFEIAARRAQPGSVMCSYNRVNGTYACENSHILNDVLKNDWNFQGQVQSDWGAAHSTAPAINAGLDEEEDVGTTVYLTPDAVKQAIANGSVSTARLNDMVERKLYVMIRTGVMDDPPKGGATINYAAANAFTQSVAEQSMVLLKNANNQLPLAAGSLSRIAVIGGHADAGMLTGGGSGNTRDPVTGAFSGCGGLQFGTTNGCSWWTNPWIKLNVPVVSAIQALAPNAQVSFAGNSDQQSPFRAYTQQEITQAATLAANSDVAIVVVAQPAGEDIGDLTSLSLANPTNQDALVEAVAAANPHTVVVVESGNPVLMPWKDSVSAIVEAWYPGEAGGKAIANVLFGKVNPSGKLPVTFPMHDQDTPTWGTNGAFQTNPVYSEQLNMGYRWYDAKNITPMFEFGYGLSYTHFAYSGLSVVHLPGGLIDVSFNVRNDGRMAGAEVPQVYLGVPYQGEPPRRLVGWDKVGLNPGESRRVHLVVTPRMQSVWDTTNNRWLYVPGSTVYVGASSRDIRLQGHS
- a CDS encoding GNAT family N-acetyltransferase; this encodes MIEPITIRRLGGNEASACVDALADVLIDCVEGGASVSFMLPVSREKAQNFWRGVAEGVARGERALLIAEDSNGDIVGTVQLITAQPENQPHRADVAKMLVHRKARRRGVGQDLMSEIDRIAREENKSVLVLDTVTGGDAERLYQRAGWQRVGNVPNYALMPDGEFCGTTFYCKQL